In a single window of the Thermus amyloliquefaciens genome:
- the pgi gene encoding glucose-6-phosphate isomerase, with protein MLRLDTRFLAHFPEALKEHASLLLRAREALLSRRQDPQSMLGWIDLPEDTETLRHIRRYREANPWVEDFVLLGIGGSALGPKALEAAFNEGGVRFHYVDHVEPEPVLRLLRGLDPRKTLVNAVSKSGATAETLAALLLFLNWLREHLGEDWRRHLVLTTDPRRGALRALAAREGLLAFAIPENVGGRFSVLSPVGLLPLAFAGMDLEALLMGARKANEVALAPLEESLPLQTALLQHLHRHLPVTVFMVYSERLKYLPAWFVQLHDESLGKRDGEGNRVGTTAVPALGPQDQHAQVQLFREGPLDKLIVLVVPERPTEDLALPRVEGLEEEAGYLVGKSLFQLLRAEAEATYQALAEAGQRTYTLYLSEVSPYAVGWLLQHLMWQTAFLGELWGVNAFDQPGVELGKRLTFALLGRPGYPS; from the coding sequence ATGCTCAGGCTGGATACCCGTTTCCTTGCCCATTTCCCGGAGGCCCTCAAGGAGCACGCTTCCCTCCTCCTAAGGGCCCGGGAGGCCCTTCTTTCCAGACGGCAGGATCCCCAAAGCATGCTGGGTTGGATCGATCTCCCCGAGGACACGGAAACCTTAAGGCATATCCGCCGCTACCGCGAGGCCAACCCCTGGGTGGAGGACTTTGTTCTTCTGGGCATCGGGGGAAGCGCCTTGGGGCCTAAGGCTTTGGAGGCCGCCTTCAACGAAGGCGGTGTCCGCTTCCATTACGTGGACCACGTGGAGCCGGAGCCCGTGCTTCGGCTCCTTCGGGGCCTGGATCCGCGGAAGACCCTGGTGAATGCGGTTTCCAAGTCGGGGGCTACCGCGGAAACCCTGGCCGCCCTCCTCCTCTTCCTCAACTGGCTTCGGGAGCACCTGGGGGAGGACTGGCGGCGGCACCTGGTCCTCACCACCGACCCCCGGCGGGGGGCACTGCGGGCCCTGGCGGCCAGGGAGGGCCTCCTGGCCTTTGCCATTCCGGAAAACGTGGGAGGGCGCTTTTCCGTGCTCTCCCCGGTGGGCCTCCTCCCCTTGGCCTTCGCCGGGATGGACCTCGAGGCCCTCCTCATGGGGGCCAGGAAGGCCAACGAGGTGGCCCTGGCCCCCCTGGAGGAGAGCCTTCCCCTGCAGACCGCCCTTCTGCAGCACCTCCACCGCCACCTGCCCGTCACCGTCTTCATGGTCTACTCCGAGCGGCTCAAATACCTTCCCGCCTGGTTCGTCCAGCTCCACGACGAGTCCCTGGGCAAACGGGATGGGGAGGGCAACCGGGTGGGCACCACCGCGGTGCCCGCCTTGGGCCCACAGGACCAGCACGCCCAGGTGCAGCTTTTCCGGGAAGGCCCCCTGGACAAGCTCATCGTTCTGGTGGTGCCGGAAAGGCCCACGGAGGACCTCGCCCTGCCCCGGGTGGAAGGCCTCGAGGAGGAGGCGGGCTACCTCGTGGGCAAGAGCCTCTTCCAGCTCCTAAGGGCCGAAGCCGAGGCCACCTACCAGGCCTTGGCGGAAGCGGGGCAGAGAACCTACACCCTGTACCTCTCGGAGGTTTCCCCCTACGCGGTGGGCTGGCTTTTGCAACACCTCATGTGGCAGACCGCGTTCCTGGGGGAGCTTTGGGGGGTCAACGCCTTTGACCAGCCCGGGGTGGAGCTGGGCAAGCGCTTGACCTTTGCCCTTCTGGGACGCCCCGGATACCCCTCCTGA
- a CDS encoding GNAT family N-acetyltransferase translates to MGYVPPPTPQHGLEEGPILLKDGRTAFLRRAGPKDLPLFVEFLRRLSPESLRMRFFSPISPEKAAELLLSAKPEEEKVNLIVLAGDPPRMVATGEYVRLKGEDTAEVAFLVDDAFQGKGLGTLLLERLALIAAKRGVRRFQAYVLAENQKMLNVFMESGFQVRAHRDSGEIEVEFGILLEEQAAARFEWREKVSTIASLHPFFFPRGVAVVGASRDPESIGYRILENLIFGRFQGPVYPVNEAIGKEGGTVGPLLAYPRVESIPGPVDLAVIAVPKERVWEALEASGRRGVRAAIVLTTGFTEGEARELADKARRHGMRLLGPGSLGMVHTHPDVRLAAGLAPLPKPGPLAISSQSGTLGRAVMAYAEGMGLGISSFVSLGAKADLSSNDLLQFWEEDERTRVILLYLESFGNPRRFSRLARRIGKKKPILAVHPSRDPLVRTLFAQAGVIRANNLEEAFDVAALLALGQLPENNRVRLISNASGPSNLALEALREGGLAVEHVDLGSAAKAEAFAQALEEALQSEAGSVFLLFVPMGFASEEEFLALLERAEGSKLLLACVMGSPGVRARVAGRVALYRFPESAAIALSRAWAYKAWREEPLHFPDFPDLRLEEARKLLEGKTALTQAEGAALLACFGLPLGKGEGLSLKLTAKPHPLFGPVLTLVLPTPLGDQVLGQRLSPLTQKDAQELVKPIAHGQNPDGAPLDPTPYQEILLRLSRLLEELPQVEEVSLELSGPRVTRFAVRLQGNPEPRSRHAHPKPR, encoded by the coding sequence ATGGGCTACGTGCCCCCACCCACGCCCCAGCACGGCCTCGAGGAGGGCCCCATCCTCCTCAAGGATGGACGCACCGCCTTCCTAAGGCGGGCAGGCCCCAAGGACCTTCCCCTCTTCGTGGAGTTCCTGAGGCGCCTATCCCCGGAGTCCTTGCGCATGCGCTTCTTCTCCCCCATCTCCCCGGAAAAGGCGGCGGAGCTTCTCCTTTCCGCCAAACCCGAGGAGGAAAAGGTGAACCTCATCGTCCTGGCGGGGGACCCCCCCAGGATGGTGGCCACGGGGGAGTACGTGCGCCTTAAAGGGGAGGACACCGCCGAGGTGGCCTTCCTGGTGGACGACGCCTTCCAGGGGAAAGGCCTGGGCACCCTCCTTCTGGAGCGCCTGGCCCTGATCGCCGCCAAGCGGGGGGTGCGCCGCTTCCAGGCCTATGTCCTGGCGGAAAACCAGAAGATGCTCAATGTCTTCATGGAAAGCGGCTTCCAGGTGCGGGCCCACCGGGATAGCGGGGAAATAGAGGTGGAGTTTGGGATCCTCCTGGAGGAACAGGCGGCGGCGCGCTTTGAGTGGCGGGAGAAGGTCTCCACCATCGCCAGCCTTCACCCCTTCTTCTTCCCCCGGGGGGTGGCGGTGGTGGGGGCGAGCCGCGACCCGGAAAGCATCGGCTACCGCATCCTGGAAAACCTCATCTTTGGACGCTTCCAAGGCCCGGTGTACCCGGTGAACGAGGCCATCGGCAAGGAGGGGGGCACGGTGGGGCCCCTTCTCGCCTACCCCCGGGTGGAGAGCATCCCCGGCCCCGTGGACCTGGCGGTGATCGCCGTGCCCAAGGAGCGGGTCTGGGAGGCCCTCGAGGCCTCGGGAAGGCGGGGGGTGCGGGCGGCCATCGTCCTCACCACCGGCTTCACGGAAGGGGAAGCCCGGGAACTGGCCGACAAGGCCCGGCGCCACGGGATGCGCCTTTTGGGCCCCGGCTCCTTGGGTATGGTCCACACCCACCCCGATGTCCGCCTGGCGGCGGGCCTGGCCCCCCTCCCCAAGCCGGGGCCTTTGGCCATCTCCAGCCAGTCGGGGACCCTGGGCCGGGCGGTGATGGCCTATGCGGAGGGCATGGGGCTTGGCATCTCCTCCTTCGTTTCCTTAGGGGCCAAGGCGGACCTCTCCTCCAACGACCTCCTGCAGTTTTGGGAGGAGGACGAAAGAACCCGGGTGATCCTCCTCTACCTGGAGAGCTTCGGCAACCCCAGGCGCTTCTCCCGCCTGGCCCGGAGGATCGGCAAGAAAAAGCCCATCCTGGCGGTGCACCCTTCCCGGGACCCCCTGGTGCGGACCCTCTTCGCCCAGGCGGGGGTGATCCGGGCCAACAACCTGGAGGAGGCCTTTGACGTGGCCGCCCTCCTGGCCCTGGGACAGCTTCCCGAAAACAACCGGGTCCGCCTGATCTCCAACGCCTCCGGCCCCTCCAACCTGGCCCTGGAGGCCTTAAGGGAAGGAGGGCTTGCCGTAGAACACGTGGATCTGGGCTCCGCCGCCAAGGCGGAGGCCTTCGCCCAGGCCCTGGAAGAAGCCCTGCAAAGCGAAGCGGGAAGCGTGTTCCTCCTCTTCGTACCCATGGGCTTTGCCAGCGAGGAGGAGTTCCTGGCCCTTTTGGAGAGGGCCGAGGGAAGCAAGCTCCTCCTGGCCTGCGTGATGGGCTCCCCCGGGGTGCGGGCCCGGGTTGCGGGCCGGGTGGCCCTCTACCGCTTCCCCGAATCGGCGGCCATCGCCTTGAGCCGGGCCTGGGCCTACAAGGCTTGGCGGGAAGAACCCCTCCACTTCCCCGACTTCCCCGACCTGCGTCTGGAGGAGGCCAGGAAGCTCCTGGAAGGGAAAACCGCCCTGACCCAGGCGGAGGGGGCCGCCCTTTTGGCGTGCTTCGGCCTACCCCTGGGGAAAGGGGAGGGGCTCTCCCTCAAGCTCACCGCCAAGCCCCATCCCCTCTTCGGCCCCGTCCTCACCCTGGTCCTGCCCACCCCCCTGGGGGACCAGGTGCTGGGCCAGCGGCTTTCCCCCCTCACCCAGAAGGACGCCCAGGAGCTGGTAAAGCCCATCGCGCACGGGCAAAACCCGGATGGTGCTCCCCTTGACCCCACCCCCTACCAGGAGATCCTCCTCAGGCTTTCCCGGCTTCTGGAGGAGTTGCCCCAGGTGGAGGAGGTTTCCCTGGAGCTTTCCGGACCCCGGGTAACCCGCTTTGCGGTGCGCCTCCAGGGAAACCCCGAGCCGAGGAGCCGCCATGCGCATCCAAAGCCCCGCTAA
- a CDS encoding TrmH family RNA methyltransferase — protein MRIQSPANPKVKALAALKERKERERAGLFLVEGRREVERALRAGLHLETLLLGPKATPEDRALAGPVPILEFSQEAMERVSVREHPPPVIGVFRIPQKSLKGVRLPQTPLVLVLLGLEKPGNLGAILRAADGAGVDLVLVAEGVDLYSPQVIRNSTGAVFSLPVYPVPEEEVGGFLEGKGLILVAATPRGEKIYWEEDYRKGVAFLLGAEDEGLPEAWLQRAQTRVRIPMRGVADSLNVAVSAALLLYEAQRQRNPA, from the coding sequence ATGCGCATCCAAAGCCCCGCTAACCCCAAGGTGAAGGCCCTGGCCGCCCTGAAGGAACGCAAGGAGCGGGAGCGGGCCGGGCTTTTTTTGGTGGAGGGACGGCGGGAGGTGGAAAGGGCCCTTAGGGCCGGCCTCCACCTGGAAACCCTCCTCCTCGGCCCCAAGGCCACCCCGGAAGACCGGGCCCTGGCGGGCCCTGTTCCCATCCTGGAGTTCTCCCAAGAGGCGATGGAGCGGGTTTCCGTAAGGGAGCATCCCCCGCCCGTCATCGGGGTCTTCCGCATCCCCCAAAAAAGCCTAAAGGGGGTCCGGCTCCCGCAAACCCCCCTGGTCCTGGTCCTCCTGGGCCTGGAGAAACCCGGCAACCTCGGGGCCATCCTGCGCGCGGCGGACGGGGCGGGGGTGGACCTGGTCCTGGTGGCCGAGGGGGTGGACCTCTATAGCCCCCAGGTCATCCGCAACTCCACGGGAGCGGTCTTTTCCCTACCCGTTTATCCCGTCCCCGAGGAGGAGGTCGGCGGTTTCTTGGAGGGGAAAGGGCTCATCTTGGTGGCCGCCACCCCCCGGGGGGAAAAGATCTACTGGGAAGAGGACTACCGCAAGGGGGTGGCCTTCCTCCTGGGCGCGGAGGACGAGGGGCTTCCCGAAGCCTGGCTCCAGCGGGCCCAGACCCGGGTGCGCATCCCCATGCGGGGGGTGGCGGACAGCCTGAACGTGGCGGTGAGCGCCGCCCTTCTCCTCTACGAAGCCCAACGCCAAAGAAACCCAGCCTAG
- a CDS encoding DUF58 domain-containing protein, which yields MESLLALLGLALLLALYRAPWLARAQAELGGLRPGFPGQGGEGRTEVELVCPLPVLFRLESLPSAPLGLESRGVSGVAWGRTRLSLPLPHRYRRRGEHPVRLGLHLQSPLGLGERLLLLEAGKVLVYPPLRPLPPYTPVPSFFLEGRPMPFGLPDPLEAKGLRPYRPGDSLRLLAKKASLRQGQPLVREVEKSLLGSLFLHLDTQALHPSYLDHAASLAAWLLLKAERRGERYGLSAGEVLPLGRGKAHLERALALLARLAPTPSPALPPPAPPGSTYLLVSQAAEEAFLRAALRGAARARQGVLLLLPEGYFLYPGEKGRPIFGAPPGLARALALQGLLLAHGLELRVVRGHQAPTL from the coding sequence ATGGAAAGCCTCTTGGCTCTCCTGGGGCTTGCCCTCCTCCTGGCCCTTTACCGGGCACCCTGGCTGGCCCGGGCCCAGGCGGAGCTGGGGGGGCTTCGCCCGGGCTTCCCTGGGCAAGGGGGCGAGGGAAGGACCGAGGTGGAGCTCGTTTGCCCCTTGCCCGTCCTCTTCCGGCTGGAAAGCCTGCCCTCGGCCCCCCTGGGCCTCGAGTCCCGGGGCGTTTCCGGGGTGGCCTGGGGGAGAACCCGGCTTTCCCTCCCCCTCCCCCACCGCTACCGCAGACGGGGGGAGCACCCGGTGCGCCTAGGCCTCCACCTCCAGAGCCCCCTGGGGCTAGGGGAGCGCCTCCTCCTTCTGGAAGCGGGGAAGGTCCTGGTCTACCCCCCCTTGCGGCCCTTACCCCCCTACACCCCCGTCCCCAGCTTCTTCCTGGAGGGCAGGCCCATGCCCTTCGGCCTCCCCGATCCCCTCGAGGCCAAAGGCCTCCGCCCCTACCGGCCCGGGGACTCCCTGCGCCTCCTGGCCAAGAAGGCCAGCCTCCGCCAGGGGCAGCCCCTGGTGCGGGAGGTGGAGAAAAGCCTCCTGGGAAGCCTCTTTCTTCACCTGGACACCCAGGCCCTCCACCCCAGCTACCTGGACCACGCAGCGAGCCTCGCCGCCTGGCTCCTCCTGAAAGCGGAAAGACGGGGAGAGCGCTACGGCCTCTCCGCAGGGGAGGTCCTCCCCTTGGGCCGGGGCAAGGCCCACCTGGAGCGGGCCCTGGCCCTCCTCGCCCGGCTTGCCCCCACCCCCTCCCCCGCCCTCCCCCCACCCGCCCCGCCGGGAAGCACCTACCTCCTGGTGAGCCAGGCAGCGGAGGAAGCCTTCCTGCGGGCCGCCCTTCGGGGCGCGGCGCGGGCCCGGCAGGGGGTGCTCCTCCTCCTACCCGAAGGCTACTTCCTCTACCCCGGGGAAAAGGGCCGCCCCATCTTTGGAGCCCCCCCGGGGCTGGCCCGGGCCCTGGCCTTGCAGGGCCTCCTTCTCGCCCACGGCCTGGAGCTCAGGGTAGTGCGCGGGCACCAGGCCCCCACCCTATAA
- the groES gene encoding co-chaperone GroES yields the protein MAAEVKTVIKPLGDRVVVKRIEEEPKTKGGIVLPDTAKEKPQKGKVIAVGSGRVLENGQKVPLEVKEGDIVVFAKYGGTEIEIDGEEYVILSERDLLAVLQ from the coding sequence ATGGCTGCGGAGGTGAAGACCGTGATCAAGCCCCTAGGCGACCGGGTTGTGGTGAAGCGGATTGAAGAGGAGCCCAAGACCAAGGGTGGCATCGTGCTCCCCGACACCGCCAAGGAAAAGCCCCAGAAGGGCAAGGTGATCGCGGTGGGCTCGGGCCGCGTCTTGGAGAACGGGCAGAAGGTGCCCCTCGAGGTCAAGGAGGGGGACATCGTGGTCTTCGCCAAGTACGGCGGCACCGAGATCGAGATTGACGGCGAGGAGTACGTGATCCTCTCCGAGCGCGACCTTCTGGCGGTTCTGCAGTAA
- a CDS encoding DUF4129 domain-containing protein, protein MYQAPMEGFSPWVAFLNRALAHAQPLALLLLLLALLPLLGRGERLPYRGLHLLPLLLALLAGVLFLLYLGTLGGGESAWGTTPSAPMPTPSQEGGPKEAVPGPRRLGEVGIALAGLSALFTLGLLSLLAFLVWRHRGWEEQEAAQGIPASSSKRFQETLPQDRVRRAYSQALKAIKALGLPRLASEGPLEYLERVSPLLPGLREPLSELTRLYLPVRYGGGTGEKEAERAEVFLKDILRLCSSDASKGLFRAGSS, encoded by the coding sequence ATGTACCAGGCTCCCATGGAGGGGTTTTCCCCCTGGGTGGCCTTCCTCAACCGGGCCTTGGCCCATGCCCAGCCCCTGGCCCTCCTTCTTCTCCTCCTGGCGCTTCTGCCCCTTTTGGGCCGGGGGGAAAGGCTTCCCTACCGGGGGCTTCACCTTTTGCCCCTCTTGCTGGCCCTTTTGGCCGGGGTCCTTTTCCTCCTCTACCTGGGTACTCTTGGGGGTGGGGAAAGCGCATGGGGAACCACCCCCTCAGCCCCCATGCCCACCCCTTCCCAAGAGGGGGGCCCAAAAGAAGCCGTACCGGGACCCAGGCGGCTAGGCGAGGTGGGCATAGCCCTGGCGGGGCTTTCCGCCCTTTTCACCCTGGGGCTTCTCTCCCTTCTAGCCTTCCTGGTTTGGCGCCACCGTGGCTGGGAAGAGCAGGAGGCCGCCCAGGGCATACCGGCCAGTAGCTCCAAGCGCTTCCAAGAAACCCTCCCCCAAGACCGGGTGCGGCGAGCCTATTCCCAGGCCCTGAAGGCCATAAAGGCCCTGGGCCTTCCCCGCCTGGCCTCCGAGGGACCCTTGGAATACCTGGAGAGGGTTTCCCCTTTGCTCCCAGGATTAAGGGAGCCCCTTTCGGAACTCACCCGGCTTTACCTGCCCGTGCGCTACGGGGGAGGGACCGGGGAGAAGGAAGCGGAACGGGCGGAAGTTTTCTTGAAGGATATCCTTAGGCTATGTTCCTCAGACGCATCCAAGGGGCTCTTTCGGGCCGGGTCCTCCTGA
- the groL gene encoding chaperonin GroEL (60 kDa chaperone family; promotes refolding of misfolded polypeptides especially under stressful conditions; forms two stacked rings of heptamers to form a barrel-shaped 14mer; ends can be capped by GroES; misfolded proteins enter the barrel where they are refolded when GroES binds) yields MAKVLVFDEAARRALERGVNAVADAVKVTLGPRGRNVVLEKKFGSPTITKDGVTVAKEIELENHLENIGAQLLKEVASKTNDVAGDGTTTATVLAQAIVREGLKNVAAGANPLALKRGIEKAVEVAVEKIRSLAIPVEDRKAIEEVATISANDPDVGKLIADAMEKVGKEGIITVEESKSLETELKFVEGYQFDKGYISPYFITNPEAMEAVLEDAFILIVEKKVSNVRELLPILEQVAQTGRPLLLIAEDVEGEALATLVVNKLRGTLNVAAVKAPGFGDRRKEMLKDIAAVTGGTVISEELGFKLENATLSMLGRAERVRITKDETTIVGGKGKKEDIEARINGIKKELETTDSEYAKEKLQERLAKLAGGVAVIRVGAATETELKEKKHRFEDALNATRAAVEEGIVPGGGVALLRAISAVEELLQKLEGDEATGAKIVRRALEEPARQIAENAGYEGSVVVQKILSETKNLRLGFNAATGEYVDMVEAGIVDPAKVTRSALQNAASIGSLILTTEAVVAEKPEKKESTPAPAGGGDMDF; encoded by the coding sequence ATGGCGAAAGTCCTGGTGTTTGACGAGGCGGCCCGCCGGGCCTTGGAGCGCGGCGTCAACGCGGTAGCCGATGCGGTGAAGGTGACCCTTGGCCCCCGGGGCCGGAACGTGGTCCTGGAGAAGAAGTTCGGCTCCCCCACCATCACCAAAGACGGGGTGACGGTGGCCAAGGAGATCGAGCTGGAGAACCACCTGGAGAACATCGGGGCCCAGCTCCTCAAGGAGGTGGCCTCCAAGACCAACGACGTGGCCGGTGACGGCACCACCACCGCCACCGTCTTGGCCCAGGCCATCGTGCGGGAGGGCCTGAAGAACGTGGCCGCTGGCGCCAACCCCCTGGCCCTCAAGCGGGGCATTGAGAAGGCGGTGGAGGTGGCGGTGGAGAAGATCCGCTCCCTGGCCATCCCCGTGGAGGACCGCAAGGCCATCGAGGAGGTGGCCACCATCTCCGCCAACGACCCTGACGTCGGCAAGCTGATCGCCGACGCCATGGAGAAGGTGGGGAAGGAGGGGATCATCACCGTTGAGGAGTCCAAGAGCCTGGAGACCGAGCTGAAGTTCGTGGAGGGGTACCAGTTTGATAAGGGGTACATCTCCCCCTACTTCATCACCAACCCCGAGGCCATGGAGGCGGTCCTGGAGGACGCCTTCATCCTCATCGTGGAGAAGAAGGTCTCCAACGTGCGTGAACTCCTCCCCATCCTGGAGCAGGTGGCCCAGACGGGCAGGCCCTTGCTCCTGATCGCCGAGGACGTGGAGGGCGAGGCCCTGGCCACCCTGGTGGTGAACAAGCTCCGGGGCACCCTGAACGTGGCCGCGGTGAAGGCTCCCGGCTTCGGCGACCGCCGCAAGGAGATGCTCAAGGACATCGCCGCGGTCACCGGGGGCACGGTGATCTCCGAGGAGCTCGGCTTCAAGCTGGAGAACGCCACCCTCTCCATGCTGGGCCGGGCTGAGCGGGTGAGGATCACCAAGGACGAGACCACCATCGTGGGCGGCAAGGGCAAGAAGGAGGACATCGAGGCCCGTATCAACGGCATCAAGAAGGAGCTGGAGACCACCGACAGCGAGTACGCCAAGGAGAAGCTCCAGGAGCGCCTGGCCAAGCTGGCGGGGGGCGTGGCGGTGATCCGGGTGGGTGCCGCCACCGAGACCGAGCTCAAGGAGAAGAAGCACCGCTTTGAGGACGCCCTGAACGCCACCCGGGCGGCGGTGGAGGAGGGCATCGTCCCGGGCGGTGGCGTGGCGCTCCTCAGGGCCATCAGCGCCGTGGAGGAGCTCCTCCAGAAGCTGGAGGGGGATGAGGCCACCGGGGCCAAGATCGTGCGCCGGGCCCTGGAGGAGCCCGCCCGTCAGATCGCCGAGAACGCCGGGTACGAGGGTTCCGTGGTGGTCCAGAAGATCCTCTCCGAAACCAAGAACCTCCGCCTGGGCTTCAACGCCGCCACCGGGGAGTACGTGGACATGGTGGAGGCGGGCATCGTGGACCCCGCCAAGGTGACCCGCTCCGCCCTCCAGAACGCCGCCTCCATCGGCTCCCTCATCCTCACCACCGAGGCGGTGGTGGCGGAGAAGCCCGAGAAGAAGGAGTCCACCCCTGCGCCTGCGGGCGGCGGGGACATGGACTTCTAA
- a CDS encoding DUF2726 domain-containing protein — MEVLFFILVLLGLAILAQSLLGRKGVPGAGETFPYRLKGSVLTPAERSFLGVLERVVPEGVRVWPKVRLVDFLLLEAGGKDRQAALNRVVAKHVDFLLVRAQDAKPLLAIELDDQSHLRRDRQERDRFLEALFQQVGLPLIRVRVKEGYSLEEIRRLVGAHLKKVEGAK; from the coding sequence ATGGAGGTCCTTTTCTTCATCCTGGTTCTCCTGGGCCTGGCCATCTTGGCCCAGAGTCTTCTGGGAAGGAAGGGGGTTCCCGGGGCAGGGGAAACATTCCCCTACCGCCTTAAGGGTTCCGTCCTCACCCCCGCGGAGCGCTCCTTCCTTGGGGTTTTGGAGAGGGTTGTTCCGGAGGGAGTACGGGTGTGGCCCAAGGTGAGGCTGGTGGACTTCCTCCTCTTAGAGGCTGGGGGAAAGGACAGGCAGGCGGCTTTGAACCGGGTGGTAGCTAAACACGTGGACTTTCTCCTAGTGCGCGCCCAAGATGCCAAGCCCCTCCTGGCGATTGAGCTGGACGACCAAAGCCATCTTCGCCGGGACCGGCAGGAGCGGGATCGTTTCCTGGAGGCCTTGTTCCAGCAGGTGGGCCTGCCTTTGATACGGGTGCGGGTGAAGGAGGGGTATTCCCTGGAGGAGATTAGGCGCCTTGTGGGAGCCCACCTCAAGAAGGTGGAGGGAGCCAAATAA
- a CDS encoding AAA family ATPase has translation MFLRRIQGALSGRVLLREETLRLSLATLLSGGHLLLEDVPGTGKTTFAKALARVLGLSFSRIQMTPDLLPQDLTGVYLYREGSLVWQEGPIFAQVLLVDELNRATPRTQSALLEAMGEGQVTLEGKTHPLPEPFFVLATQNPVEEEGTYPLPVAQRDRFTARLSLGYPDEKALLQALKEREPLSGLEAVTGPEELLALRKEVRRVQVSEELLDYLLSLSAWLRSREELRLGPSPRALLQVERLAQALALLEGRPFVIPEDVKRAFRAAIPHRLLLRLEAELSGASPEGLVAEALKAVPTPVERA, from the coding sequence ATGTTCCTCAGACGCATCCAAGGGGCTCTTTCGGGCCGGGTCCTCCTGAGGGAGGAAACCCTAAGGCTTTCCCTGGCCACCCTGCTCTCCGGGGGACACCTTCTTCTGGAGGACGTGCCCGGCACGGGGAAGACCACCTTCGCCAAGGCCTTAGCCCGGGTCCTAGGCCTTTCCTTTAGCCGCATCCAGATGACCCCCGACCTCCTGCCTCAGGACCTCACCGGGGTCTACCTCTACCGGGAAGGGAGCTTGGTGTGGCAGGAGGGCCCCATCTTCGCCCAGGTCCTCCTGGTGGACGAGCTGAACCGGGCCACCCCACGCACCCAGTCCGCCCTCCTCGAGGCCATGGGAGAAGGCCAGGTGACCCTGGAGGGGAAGACCCATCCCCTGCCCGAGCCCTTCTTCGTCCTAGCCACGCAAAACCCGGTGGAGGAGGAGGGCACCTACCCCCTGCCCGTGGCCCAGCGGGACCGCTTTACCGCCCGGCTCTCCCTGGGCTACCCCGACGAGAAGGCCCTGCTCCAGGCCCTAAAGGAGCGGGAGCCCCTTTCGGGCCTCGAGGCCGTCACCGGACCCGAGGAGCTTTTGGCCCTGCGGAAAGAGGTGCGGCGGGTGCAGGTTTCCGAGGAGCTTTTGGACTACCTCCTCTCCCTCTCCGCCTGGCTAAGGAGCCGGGAGGAGCTGCGGCTTGGGCCCTCCCCCAGGGCCCTTTTGCAGGTGGAGCGCCTGGCCCAGGCCCTGGCCCTCCTGGAGGGGCGCCCCTTCGTCATCCCCGAGGACGTCAAGCGGGCCTTCCGGGCGGCCATTCCCCACCGCCTTCTCCTGAGGCTGGAGGCGGAGCTTTCCGGGGCGAGCCCGGAGGGGCTGGTGGCGGAAGCCCTCAAGGCTGTTCCCACCCCGGTGGAACGGGCCTAG